From the Diceros bicornis minor isolate mBicDic1 chromosome 19, mDicBic1.mat.cur, whole genome shotgun sequence genome, one window contains:
- the DEFB124 gene encoding beta-defensin 124, whose translation MTQLLLLIVALLVLGHVPPGRSEFKRCWKGQGACRPYCTRQETYMHLCPDASLCCLAYGLKPPVARKPENV comes from the exons ATGACACAGCTGCTCCTGCTCATTGTGGCTCTCCTGGTCCTGGGTCATGTGCCGCCAG GGAGAAGTGAATTTAAACGGTGCTGGAAGGGACAAGGGGCCTGCCGGCCTTACTGCACGAGGCAAGAAACCTACATGCACCTGTGCCCAGATGCCTCTCTGTGCTGCCTCGCCTATGGCCTCAAGCCTCCGGTGGCCCGCAAGCCTGAGAATGTGTAG